ATGTCCTTTCATCTCTTCTGAATAGGGAACTGGATAGTTGTTCTTGGAAGTGTAATTCATTAAATGGCTCTAGCTCTCTTTTATAAATTTAGATTATGTGTGAGTTGTTCAATAGAAGTTGTATTGTGTTAATGCAGATCTGAAGGGCAACTGTGTTCAATTGATGAAATCTAGTTTCAAGTAGAGAGCTGAGCAGCACCATGGATCTTGAGAAGGCCAAGTGTTGGGACACTTCAAAGGTTAGTGCTTTATGTTCATTAGCTCATGGGTTTTGAATTTTACCAACTTGGTTCAGTATGTTTCTGGAAATGAGCCCAATTCTCAGAAAGCTGAATTGCTTGTTGAACTACATTTTCAGAAGAACTCTTGGAAGAATACACTGCTGTTAGCATACCAGAGCCTTGGTGTAGTATATGGGGACTTGAGCATTTCCCCTCTTTATGTCTACAAGAGCGCATTCGCGGAAGACATTCAACATTCAGACACCAATGAGGAGATATATGGTGTACTTTCCTTTGTGTTCTGGACCCTTACTCTAGTCCCTCTGGTCAAGTATGTCTTCATAGTTCTTCGAGCTGACGATAATGGAGAGGGTAAGTACTTGCAAACAAGTGAAAAAATGCTTGCATTGTCTAGTCTAAAGTCTCAAGTTTTGACCTTTGATTAATGTATATCTCTGCAGGTGGTACTTTTGCACTCTATTCACTGATATGTAGGCATGCCAAAGTTAGCCTTTTACCGAACCGTCAGCTTGCCGATGAGGCGGTCTCTACTTATATATTGGAGCACCCACCGGAGAAGGAAAAGAGTTCCTGGTTGAAAGTGGTACTTGAGAAGTCCAAGACCTTGCATACTGCTTTGCTGGTTCTAGTTCTTCTTGGCACTTGTATGGTAATTGGTGATGGAGTGCTCACTCCCGCCATGTCAGGTACACTTCTTTCTAATTAAAACAAAAGCTGCAATTCCTTGTGGTTTTCTGAGTACTCATGCCTTTGTTTTCTTACAGTCTTTTCTGCGGTGTCTGGCCTGGAATTATCCATGTCCAAGGAGCATCACTTGTGTAAGTTTCTCATCTCCATGTTTGTTTAATATCTTGATTCCATTTCTATTAATACAGGTCACATGACACTTGCTGAACAAATCTATGCTTCTGCCAATTTGCAGATGCTGTAGTTCCGATTACATGTTTCATATTGCTATGTCTATTTGCACTTCAACACTATGGAACACATCGAGTTGGATTCTTTTTTGCACCAGTTGTGGTGGCGTGGCTTCTATGCATCAGTGCTCTTGGCTTATATAACATATTCCACTGGAACCGGCATGTCTATCAAGCTCTTTCTCCATATTACATGTTCAAGTTCTTGAGGAAGACAAGGATAAGCGGATGGATGTCTCTAGGTGGAATATTGCTGTGCATCACAGGTAATATTTCTTGCATAACAGCTACCAAGCTACGTATTGTTTTTCCTGTATACAAAGCATATAAGTAAAGCGAAAGTTTCATCTCTGATAACCTAAACTAGTCTACTATTCAAATGTATCAATGGGGTAAAATATTTATGTCCACTGACAATCCGGGTCTGATGCAAGTAACCAATTTCAGCAAAAGTTCAATGAAAGTGTATGGGAAAAGAGGTGTATAGTTATTGATAGACTGAAACGATATAACTCAGTATTGCATACAAATCTTGCGACCAGTCTGCACAGAGTGGATTCCCTGTTTCTATTGTTGCATAAACTCTATTATGAAATCAATTTTGACCACAACTTTCTTAATCCTGTATATAATGTTACATTGGTATTAACTTTTGACTTGAGGTTTGATTGTACTAGAGCTTAACTTCAGTCTGTTTTCTGATACCTATACTATTTTGGATACTTCAGTAATCCTAATACAGAAATCTTTTGAGTTGCTTTGGATTTTTTTAGTGATTTAACTGCCATAAAAAATCCCGATAATGAGAGAGAAATCTAATAATTGCTACTTATGTGTTATTATTCATGCAGGTTCAGAGGCCATGTTTGCTGATCTTGGCCACTTCTCTTATTCTGCCATTCAGGTAATTTCGTACATTCCTAGACCCTATAGTATCTTGCATATATAAAGAATGCTGATCTGCATACTAATAAGTATGTTGCAACAGGTCGCTTTTACCTTTTTGGTTTATCCAGCACTTATATTGGCATATATGGGTCAAGCTGCTTACTTATCGCAACATCATCACAGCAACCACCAGATCAGCTTTTATGTATCAGTCCCACGTATGTTTATGTCATTTTTATTTTTAATGTTTGTCTTTAATCAAAAATTTAGCTCAATGTTCTTGTCTTAAATCTTTCAGGACAACTGGTCATAGTATAGTCAACTGGTTTATATACTTGCTGTTGAATATGTAATGGTTTAATGTTTTTGGTACAGACATTGTGAGATGGCCAGTCCTTATACTAGCCATTCTTGCTTCTGTTGTGGGAAGCCAAGCAATCATCAGTGGAACATTTTCTATCATAAACCAGAGCCAGTCACTTGGTTGCTTTCCAAGGGTCAAGGTTGTTCACACTTCTGACAAGATACACGGCCAGATCTATATCCCTGAGATCAATTGGATGCTAATGATCCTTTGCATTGCAGTTACCATTGGATTTAGAGACACAAAACACATAGGGAATGCATCAGGTGAGTTAGCGTTCTATTACATATTGCTAGTTTCTATGAAAACTTCATCACCTTGCTATTAAAGAACGCCCAAGGTTTTAATCCCCAAAATTTCTATCTCATAAATTTGCTTATAATCTCTGGAATCAAGCACTTTCAGGGAAATCTACTACCAGCTTGCCCACAACATATAACAGCAATTCTTATCATGATGTCAGATCCCAAAACTAATAGATTATTTGTTGTGTTCTCTGGAGAACTGAAAAGTAGTTCCTTTTTCTTTTGGTTGCAGGGTTAGCTGTGATGGCAGTTATGCTAGTGACCACATGCCTAACTTCCTTGGTGATCATCCTTTGTTGGCACAAACCACCTATTCTAGCCCTTTGCTTCTTACTCTTTTTTGGGTCAATTGAACTGCTGTACTTCTCAGCTTCACTCACCAAGTTCCGCGAGGGTGCCTGGCTCCCCATTCTTCTCGCCCTGTTCCTGATGACCATCATGTTTGTTTGGCACTATGCAACTATCAAGAAGTACGAATATGATCTCCACAACAAGGTCTCATTAGATTGGCTTTTAGCCTTGGGTCCAAGCTTGGGAATAGCTCGAGTTCCTGGAATTGGCCTTGTGTTCACTGATCTCACCTCTGGTATTCCTGCTAACTTCTCCCGCTTTGTAACCAACCTTCCCGCTTTCCACCGCATCCTAGTTTTTGTGTGTGTAAAATCAGTCCCTGTTCCTTATGTGCCTCCTGCTGAGCGTTACCTGGTGGGTCGTGTTGGTCCTGCAGCTCATCGGTCCTATAGGTGCATTATTCGGTATGGATACCGTGATGTTCACCAGGATGTTGACTCCTTTGAATCCCAGCTAGTTGATAAGCTGTCTGATTTCATCCGATATGATTGGTATCGCACTCATAGAAGTAGCTCATGCACTGAAGATGATGCATCCCGTACTACAGATATGAGTGAGTGTAGATTGGCTGTGATTGGTACAGTGGCATTTTCTGGTGCACCAGCTTATGAGATGGAGGAGACTCAGCAGACAAGTGTATCCGCTGGATTTGCAACTGTTGAAAGTATCACAGATGTTATTGAGATGGCACCTGTTGAAAGAAGAGTCAGGTTTGCGATTGATGATCAGGACTCTCAAGCTGATACGCCAACTGACAATGACTTGCTACGAGAAGAGCTCCACGATCTGCATGAAGCTCAGCAAGCCGGGACTGCGTTTATACTTGGACATACACATGTTAAAGCAAAGCAAGGCTCATCTGTGATGAAGAGATTGGCCATCAACTTTGGATACAATTTCATGAGGAGGAACTGCAGAGGGGCGGATGTGGCGCTCAAGGTGCCACCAGTATCACTTCTTGAGGTTGGCATGGTTTATATTGTTTAGGCCACGCTTGTAAGTACCAGATAGTTTTGTCTTTGTTTCAGAGGAAGGTGATTCTGTAGTTTAAGAGGTTTGTAGAGAAGTCTTCTGCTGCTATAATCAAGATGAAATTACTATCAGAACTGTAAAAATTACGACTTTAATTCATATCAGGCACTCAGGCTCGACTTCCATCATCATTATGTTCATCACTGCATCTCTAGTACTTGCATTAGTTTGCAAACTTAATGATCTAGGGCAATAGTTCACTGTAATCCAGATGTTTAAGGAAGCCGCTGCGTTTCAAAAGCAGAGATTACAATAAAACAAGATATTCGTACAGTTAAAGTTACCCCTGCAGGTGTAATCGATCACAACTGCGTATAGTTCAAAGTTATGATCCCAAACGCATTCTATTCGTACTTATTCGGATAAAGCGTAACAGTGAAGAAAAGTGTCGTGACCTAAAAAATATAAGAATTAAATTCAGTTTACTCTCATGAAGTTTGAGAGTAACTTCATGTTAATCCCTATACTTTCAATTTCATCAGTTTATCTCTCAAACTTTTGAATTTTCCTCAAGCGTGACCAAATGTCCTATATTCTGTCCAAATCGGGCGTTAACTGTTGATAATTTTAACCTTAACTGTGAGGCCAGTATCTAGAATTTGGGCAAATCGAACCTTATATGTCTAAATCGGACCTTAACTGCTGATAATTAAAGGTCAATTCAAACAGAATATGAGAATTTGGGCACGGCAGACAAAAATTGAAGAGTTCAAGGGGTAAACTGATGAAAATAAAAGTGTAGGGACTAACATGAAGTCAACCCCAAACCACAAGGGGGTAAACTGAATTTAATTCAAAATATAACGTTGAGAGAGCGTATTCAGCGCACCCGTCCATCTCCGTCGTCTATTTGACGCGGACTTTTGACTTTTTCAAAATGGACGGCGGAGATGGACGGGTGCGCTGTATAATTTTCGGTTGAGGTGCTCTTACGTCTTGACACCAAAATTTTCCTGGAGAAAATCAGACATTATTAGAGTTGCTCTTAACACCTTAAGCTACCTTGCTAAACGGCATAGCAGATTCAAGGTAGCACGTACACTTCAAGTATCTAAAAACTCATGAGTCATGAACATTGGAAACTGGAGGCTCAGGCTGACCTGCCATCATTTTCAGATTCCATTACCATTAGATACTTGAGCTTTGAATAAACGAATGACTTGGGAGAAACCAAATGACTGCTATGATAGTTGGCCACGTACTATTCTGCTGACCACCAGGTTGCCTGAGTAGCAGTGTATCTATACACGTGGACGTTAATAAGTGGTCCAAATAGGCCAAACACAGACACCCTCACATCCAAAATATAAGGAGCAATTAGCTTCAGTAATTGCAGGAATCAGAATCTCAAAGTAAAGCTAGACATGGGAGTACTAAGAACACTTCCTGTGACACCTCCGCATGGAAACTTCCTTTCAAATTTTGGAGCTGCAGAGAGTTTATCTAAATCCAACTTCAAGTTCAGCAAAAAGTCCCAGTTCAGAGTTTTGGCTAAAACAGAAAAGGGTGGGAAGGAAGATGAAGAAGAGCCGAAGAAGAGGAAACAATCACTGTTTAGCAGTGTAACGGAAGCTCTTGATTTCTCGCAAACTAGGTCTGAAGAAGACGCTCTACTTCTCGAAGATGCAAGACAGGCCACCAAGTCTGGAGAAAAGATGTCAAGGGAACAGGTATATGTGATGTTTAAGTGATTTCGAATTTTCGAATCCGTTTGTTTTTGTGCTGTGGAATTGCTAAGTGGAGTTTGTCATTTTTGGTGTAGTATGCGGCTCTCAGAAGGAAAATTGGAGGCACTTACAAGGATTTCTTCAAATCCTATGTTGAAGGTAATGTTCAAGAACTCTATGCAGACCAAAGATTTCTTAGTTACCAAAGAATCTCTTAGTTACCAAAGAATCAAAGTTTTCTTGTATACATGTCACGCAGTTATGGTCCCAAACTTCCGATGCGAAGTACCAAAAAATTTGTACTAAAACCACCAAGTTACCTTGAAGTCTATTTAGTTTAGAAGATAGAATTGAGAGAGGAAGATACTAACTAGCATAGTAGCATAGACAACAGACCTCTTCAATTATCATGTTTTTCAATGTTTTGGTGATTTTCCTAACTTTGGTAATCGTTTTACTTTCACCTGTAAATAGTGGACGGACAATATGTGGAAGAAGGGTGGGTTGACAAAACGTGCAAGGTGTGCAAGAAGGACACAGGCGGCGAGGCGAGGCAAGTGGACAAGATGGGAAGATACGTTCATGTGGCGTGTTTGGAGAAGCAGAAATCCGGCAACTTCTTTACCAGACTTTTCTCAAGCTGATGATGAAGAGTAGGTTAAATGTTTGGAGTGAATTGTTTCCAAACGTTTCATTGTGGGAGTTGTTTTGTATATCAGATACATCAGATCCTAACTGATGATATCAACATTTTTAGTTATAATATCAAAGAAATAGCTTTGTTAGAGTTTGAATGAAATTTATGAGCTGAAATACCAGGCTCACATTAGATATTCGGAATGTTCCTTTGGTAATATACAAGGGATGATACAGTAGTGTTTACATGGTCACCTAGTGATTAAGGAAATCATAGTCAATCACCGTTGAATGTAAATCTGCTAAGGGTATAAATCAGAACAACTTAACTTTAAAATAATACTTCCCACACTTGGATTTACATCTAACGGTGATTAACCATGATTTCATTGATCACTAGGTGACCATATGAACACCACTCAGGAATGATAATCTTGTCAACATTAAAAGTTTTGAATCAGATAAAGAAGTGTCTAACTCTAGGATTCATACATTAAGCACTTAATTGATGTAATACGAAATATGTGATAATATGAAGTATGACCAACGACATTTTATAAGCAAAGATACTTCAACGACACCTAGTCGGCAAATGTATCATCGAAAATAAGCTTGACATTTTGTCTTTAATAATGGAGTCATAGAAATTTTAACAGTGAAAATGTCAAAAAACTGTAACATGTTTGACAATTTCACAGTTAAAAATAAGTAAATGGTGTATGGATTGTAACCGAGGTATGCAAATTTCACTCCTCTCAGTAGTAAAGCCGGCGACAATGCAATTGTTGGGCCTGTACAAATATGGGCCAGCCCAAATACATAAGCGATACCCTAATATGCCTCCATACCCGGGTCTCTCCGGTAATCTCAAGACCAAAAATGGCGGGAGAGAACAGATTTTAGCGGGAAAATCCAACCGCTTCACTTAAAAGCGCGGGAAGCCGATCCCAAGAGCCACACTGTCCCAAGAGAGAAAGAGAAACCAGTGAGCGATTTTCAGAGAGAGAGAGAGAAGAATCAGCTATGGTTGGAGTAGCGTACGACTGCCTGGCCAACCCTCTCGGCGCCGTCCGATCCACTTTCGAAAAGGCCGTCTCTTCCGGATCCGACCCGGCCTCCTTCGCCGGCCGCGACTGGGGCGCCGTCGATCTCTTCCGCACTTTTCTCTTCGAAGACGGCGGCCTCTCTCAGGTCAAACCCCTAGCCTTTGACCAATTGAACCCTAATTCTTGTGACATGATTTAATTTCATTATTGTTTGTGTGATAATTTTAGGTTCCGGTTTTGAATTCGTCAACGATTAGATGGATCCAGCCAAATACTCTGGTTCGGTTTCGGGGGATGGTGCAGGACATGTTGGGAAATGAGCTCTATGTGGGTGCTTATAAGGTAATCTTATGCCCTAATTTTGATGATGTATGAAAGACATGATTAATTTGTGTAGTACTGAATCGGTTTGCTGGGTGTTTTGAAGGATGGCTCGGTTTGGAGGACTAACAAGTTTGTGGATGTGGCTCAATACCCTATTGATTCTTGTTCCGATACTCGGATATGGGAGCGCCGTATGCTCTACTGTGTTCCGGTGAGTTCTCCAGAGCTTATAGTTCTCAGCTGTATGTAAATTTTGGTTGTTTTCTAAGTAGAGTGGCAATGCTTGGACTTTAAGGTGATTGATAGCATTTTTAGTTTGGATGTGGGGAGTTAAGGTTTTAGACTGTGGGTTGTTATGTGATCTTATTCATATTGGATTGGTGTCTTGTTTGGACCATTAGGTTCCGGGGCTGAACTCATGGGCTGAACCTCCGGCAGTGGTGTATAGAAGTATGGATTCGACAACCCAACATGGAGAGAAGCGCCAGAGATTGGATGAATCTTCCGATAACATGGATTTTGATGTAATTTCCATCCCCTAGTAATCTCTACATTCTGTTTAGTTCAACTTACAGTTAAAGGGTAATCATGTACTCCTGTAGTTAAGTGGAAAATGGCAACTGCACATACAGTGCAAAATCTTTTTATGCTTCTTGGCTAGGCTTTAGAACAGGTAATGTAGATATTATCTCTTTTAGGATTTCTTCACCTGCCAAAATGAGTGGGAAACTTGTACATTTCGAAAAGAAAAAAAAAAGTAGGAACCCATGTTTCGAGTCAATGTCGAATTGATTGTCATAATTTAGTTAGGAGCTTAAGAAGCACTCATCGTTAGTACTTTGTTTTGGGCCTTGACATATGGCATTTAATGGCAGGTCTCAGATGAGGGATTTCAAGGTTCTCCATCTACCAAAAAGCTGGTAAGTAGGAGCCACTTTTGATTATATATTCCTATTTTTTAATATCAACATCTTTGATAGCATAATAATTTTTCTTCCCTTTACAGAAAGAGGATGGCCATCCTTCCCAGTCTCAAGAGTTAAACATCGAGGGCACCAGTTCTAGTTTGAGTATGCTGCCTGAGGTTAACGGGGATTCACTTCCCTGTCTTGTTAAGGTACATATACAGTTACTCTAAAAGTATGGAAAACTGAGATTGGCTGTCACTTAGTCTTGAAAACTGATGATATGTACTATTCTTTTCTATCAGATATATGATTGTCCAGAGTCTGACATGAAGCTAAATGAGGTTTTTGAGTTTGTTGGAGTGTTCACTTTCGATCCAGAGTTTAAAGTGGAAAACGATGATGAAGAGTTTGCCAATGGTTTTAGTGAAGATGTCTTGGTTCAATTGCCCCCAAATAAGGTATGTCTCCATAACATTTACATTTTTTTAACTCTATAGATGTAGATCATGTAGGAACCTGAGTGAATTGTTTTATGAGACTTAAGCTTGGCCTATTTATGCAATCCAGTGTCGAATCGAGTCATTTTAACAATATATATACAAGAAAATTTTATGAATTAGCAAATTGGTAGCCAAATATGTATTTTCATGTATTGGTGTTGTCAACCACCCACTTCACTTTCACAGCCTGCTGATTAGAGTCTGGTGTTAGTCTGTCAGATTACAGTACATTTTCCCCTTTAATATGTTTGTTCTCATATTCTTTCTTGTTGCAGGTGCCACGTCTCCATTGTCTTACCCACAGGAAGCTTACAGTTCTTGACTTCCTCTCTAGCCCCCCCACAATGGAGGTACTTCCATGCTACTTGTAGTCACATATTTCCTCAAACAGGAAGGGTTGATATGCCTTAACTGTGTGTATTTCTAGTTCTCTGGGATCTGTAACTATTGTTCCATGCACTTTCTTCCGTTTTTTATTTTTAGTTTGATAGTGCTTGAATGCCATTACATTCTGGTCTTGTAGGTAAAACCCAACTTGGTGAAAGAGATCAGAAATGCTCTGTTGAGACATCTTACAGCTGTTCTCGGTAATGATGGCGTAGCTGCTCAATTCCTGCTCTTGCATCTATTGTCCACGGTAAGCTCATGCCAGGATTGTTAGTGCTGAATCTACATGATGACACTTAATTTTTTTTTTCATTCAGGACACATGAATTGTCAGTGCTGTTTCTGTAGCTTTTATCATCTCCTTCTTTACATGAGTTATGAAACTTGTGCTTGTTTGTCAGGTGTATTCTAGAGTTGGTACTGTTGCTGTGGGGAAGCTTTCACTAAATCTCAATTGTTTCAACAAAGAAAGTGTACCTGTGTTTGGCCCTCGGCTTCTCCTTGCTATCAAGAATCTTTTACCTTTCACACAATGCATATCCCTAACAGTGGATTATCTTAACACTGCTTCTCTTGCGCCAAAAAAGGATTACGAGACGAACAGGTAAACTTCTGACCAAGTTTAATTTTTCTTTGATAATGCCTTTCCTTTTAAATTTGAAAGTATAATGAAATTGTAGTTTCTAACTTTTCACATTGTTCCAGACTGATCACTGGAGCTCTGCAGCTGGCTGAGAGTTCACACTTGATCTTTGATGAGACCCAGTTGGAAGCTGGGACTCTCAACTCTGTTGGGGTTGAAAATGCAAGATTGCTTAAAACTCTAATGGAAATGCAAAAGGTGATTTTTCTTTTGCATTATGCTGTAGTTTTATGTTATCCTTTTGTATTGCTGAATCAAAATCGGATGCCTTCATCCTTCCTGATGATTAATGCCTTCCTGGAAGTTTTACCAGTGTTTCTGCTTCATGAGATTGTACTAAGCATTTCTTTGCTTCAACTTTCAGGTGGAATATGATTTTCAGTACTATAAATTGGACATGGAAGCTGATGTCCAATTACTCGTTCTTTCTGAAGGAAAATCAAACATCTTACCGGCTGATATAGTTTTACCTTTCCAACCTTCTTCAGTGGATTCTTTTGAAGCCACTGCAGAAGCACTAGAGGCTTGGAGATGGTACTTGGCTACTATTAGATCATTGCCGCATTCTATTGAGGCAGAAATACAGAAGGTAAAATCATGCATAATCTGATGAAAGATTAAACTCATCTGGCTTTACTCCTAATATTGATGCTATGGGTTCTGAATTCATCATTCAATA
Above is a window of Fragaria vesca subsp. vesca linkage group LG7, FraVesHawaii_1.0, whole genome shotgun sequence DNA encoding:
- the LOC101304421 gene encoding mini-chromosome maintenance complex-binding protein-like; protein product: MVGVAYDCLANPLGAVRSTFEKAVSSGSDPASFAGRDWGAVDLFRTFLFEDGGLSQVPVLNSSTIRWIQPNTLVRFRGMVQDMLGNELYVGAYKDGSVWRTNKFVDVAQYPIDSCSDTRIWERRMLYCVPVPGLNSWAEPPAVVYRSMDSTTQHGEKRQRLDESSDNMDFDVSDEGFQGSPSTKKLKEDGHPSQSQELNIEGTSSSLSMLPEVNGDSLPCLVKIYDCPESDMKLNEVFEFVGVFTFDPEFKVENDDEEFANGFSEDVLVQLPPNKVPRLHCLTHRKLTVLDFLSSPPTMEVKPNLVKEIRNALLRHLTAVLGNDGVAAQFLLLHLLSTVYSRVGTVAVGKLSLNLNCFNKESVPVFGPRLLLAIKNLLPFTQCISLTVDYLNTASLAPKKDYETNRLITGALQLAESSHLIFDETQLEAGTLNSVGVENARLLKTLMEMQKVEYDFQYYKLDMEADVQLLVLSEGKSNILPADIVLPFQPSSVDSFEATAEALEAWRWYLATIRSLPHSIEAEIQKVIENDLVEAKQADRSMGTQDFSRLLTMARLLSMSFGETSLSLEHWQMVKELERLRRERLK
- the LOC101303851 gene encoding potassium transporter 2-like; translation: MDLEKAKCWDTSKKNSWKNTLLLAYQSLGVVYGDLSISPLYVYKSAFAEDIQHSDTNEEIYGVLSFVFWTLTLVPLVKYVFIVLRADDNGEGGTFALYSLICRHAKVSLLPNRQLADEAVSTYILEHPPEKEKSSWLKVVLEKSKTLHTALLVLVLLGTCMVIGDGVLTPAMSVFSAVSGLELSMSKEHHLYAVVPITCFILLCLFALQHYGTHRVGFFFAPVVVAWLLCISALGLYNIFHWNRHVYQALSPYYMFKFLRKTRISGWMSLGGILLCITGSEAMFADLGHFSYSAIQVAFTFLVYPALILAYMGQAAYLSQHHHSNHQISFYVSVPHIVRWPVLILAILASVVGSQAIISGTFSIINQSQSLGCFPRVKVVHTSDKIHGQIYIPEINWMLMILCIAVTIGFRDTKHIGNASGLAVMAVMLVTTCLTSLVIILCWHKPPILALCFLLFFGSIELLYFSASLTKFREGAWLPILLALFLMTIMFVWHYATIKKYEYDLHNKVSLDWLLALGPSLGIARVPGIGLVFTDLTSGIPANFSRFVTNLPAFHRILVFVCVKSVPVPYVPPAERYLVGRVGPAAHRSYRCIIRYGYRDVHQDVDSFESQLVDKLSDFIRYDWYRTHRSSSCTEDDASRTTDMSECRLAVIGTVAFSGAPAYEMEETQQTSVSAGFATVESITDVIEMAPVERRVRFAIDDQDSQADTPTDNDLLREELHDLHEAQQAGTAFILGHTHVKAKQGSSVMKRLAINFGYNFMRRNCRGADVALKVPPVSLLEVGMVYIV
- the LOC101304133 gene encoding uncharacterized protein LOC101304133; translated protein: MGVLRTLPVTPPHGNFLSNFGAAESLSKSNFKFSKKSQFRVLAKTEKGGKEDEEEPKKRKQSLFSSVTEALDFSQTRSEEDALLLEDARQATKSGEKMSREQYAALRRKIGGTYKDFFKSYVEVDGQYVEEGWVDKTCKVCKKDTGGEARQVDKMGRYVHVACLEKQKSGNFFTRLFSS